The Tardibacter chloracetimidivorans region AGGTCACGACCGGCTGTCCGGGAGAAGCGGCCGGCTTTGCCACGCTGGCATAGGCGACGGTCCGCACCTGGGCGGTGCGAGGCGCCTGTTCGCCATCGGCGATCGCCGGCTGCAGGCGTGCATCGAGCGACGACCGGCCATCATTGGCGAAGGCCGCCAGCTCGACAGCGCCGTCCAGATACTGGCCTGCCTTCGGAGCCGACAGGGCCAGCACCTCGGCGTTCCACTTTTCGATCTGTGGCAGCCGCTCGCGCGTGCCGAGTTCGGACTGAAGCTGCCGGATGCTCATCATGCTGGACGCGATCCGCCGCTCCAGCCTTTCGACGGCAGACCGCTCGGCAGAAACCTTCAGCGAGATCATGTAGAATGCCAGCGCGAACGACGTCATCACCGCAATCATCACAACCGATCGCAAACGCGTTCCAACGATCATCACCTGGCCTCCCATGAATTCGCGGCGGTCCGCCGGGCAACCCGCAGCGTCGCCGATCGCGCGCGGGGATTTGTCTTGAGTTCGGCCTCGCCCGCCCGGACCGGCTTTGCGACGGCTTCAAAGCTCGGCTGCGGGCCGGAGCCGGTCAGCGGCATGTGACGCGACGCACCGGGAGCCTTGCCGCTGCGATCGCGCAGGAAGCGCTTCACCACCCGGTCTTCAAGGCTGTGAAAGCTGACGACGGCCAGCCGCCCGCCCGGCTTCAGCATCCGCTCGGCCGCGCGCAGCCCTTCGTCCAGTTCCTCAAGCTCGCGGTTCACATGAATGCGGATCGCCTGAAAGGTTCGGGTCGCCGGGTCCTTCGGCTCGCCGGGGCGGTGCCCCGTCGCCTTGCGGACGATATCGGCGAGCTGGCCGGTGCGCTCGATCGGGCGGGCGTGGACGATCGCCCTTGCGATGCGACGCGCCTTGGGCTCCTCGCCCAGCGCAAAGATGACGTCGGCGATCATCGATTCGTCGGCGGTGTTGAGGAAATCGGCAGCGCTTGGCCCCTCCCCCTCCATCCGCATGTCGAGCGGGCCGTCGGACTGGAAGCTGAAGCCGCGCTCCGCCCTGTCGAGCTGCATCGAGGAAACGCCGATGTCGAAGGTCACGGCGTCCACCTCTGCGACGCCGCGTGCGCCGAGCGCCGACACCATGTTGGAAAAGCGGTCGTGGATCAGCGTCAGCCGCCCGTCGGACCCATCTTCCAACGAGCGCCCTTCGGCAATGGCGTTGGGATCGCGATCAAAGGCCCAGACATGGCCCGCGCCGGCGGCAAGGGCCGCGCGCGTATAGCCGCCCGCGCCGAAGGTGCCGTCCACCAGAACGTCACCGGCGTTGAGGGCAAGCCCCCGCATCACCTCGGCAAGGAGAACCGGGACATGGGGCGCGGCGGCGGGGACGGCAGCGGTCATGCCTTGCCTCCCTTCGCTTCGATCTGCGCCCGGACGATGCGCGCCAGACGCGGATCGGAAGCGCCCTTCACCTCGAGCAGGACGTTGGGATTCCAGATTTCAAAGGTGTCGCCGGCGGCAATGAAGAAGGCCAGCCTGTCCAGCTCGCCCAGCTCCTTGATCATGGGCGAGAGGACGATCCGCCCATTGTCGTCATAGCCAAGCTGTTCGGTCGCGCCGAACTGCCTGCGCGCGGCGTCGTCGCGCTCGGGGCCGAAATCGTCGCCGAAGCGGCGGTCGAGCTTTTCGTAGAGTCTGGCCGAATAGGCCTGGTCATATCCGATGAGGCAGGGTTCGCGTTCGTGCGGGGCAAGCACGATGATGCGGGCATGGGACCGGGCCTCGATCACCTCACGATAGCCGGACGGGACCGAAACGCGGTTCTTCGCGTCGATCCCGTTCATCGCATAGCCGTGGAAGAATCCCTGCATTGTCCCGGCAAAGCCCCATCAGCAGGAACCAAGACCTCCCTGTTCACGGCCACGCGTCCGCAACCGTGTCAGCTATCCGACATAGGAAAGCCCGTCCCTGTGGATTGATGGATAACATGGGGATGCAATGGGCTTCAATGGGATTTTGTGGGCAAAGCTGGTTTAAGTTGGGGATAGCACGGAAATCCGGGCTTTTCCCACCGTGATGTTGGTGCAAGCGCGCCTAATCCACGGCCGGAAAAGCCTGTGGATAAGTCGGTGTATTCCGATAACGGGACAGATCAGCGGGTTTTGAGTCGCTTTGCGATTCCCGCGCAGGCCAGCAGCAGCGGGATGGCGAGCCCTGCGAGAATCAACGGCACGTCCCTTTTTGGGACGGCGGTCATCCAGCGGACATCGGATGCGGACATGCTGTCCTGCCCGTCCAGCAGCATTTGCGCGGCGGCCGAAACAAGGTGGCCGTTGTCGGCGATCCGTGCGCCCCGGCTTTCGCCCTGAGCGCCAGGCCCAAACCAGCTTGCGTCGCGCAGAAGATCGGCGTCGGCAAGGACGAGCGCCCGCCCCTTGCCGATCGCGCAATCGGCCATGAGGCCGTTCATCGAGATGGTGCAGTCGCTCGTCCGCGAGCGGAGGTTGCCGGGGCTGTGCACGCCCACGCGGACCATGGCCGAAGACGATGGGCGCATGACCCGAAAGCCGGGTTCGCCGGGCAGCAACTCCAGCCCCCAATGCGAGAGCAACGGTCGGATCAGCGACGTTCGTGGCGGGCGCGGCAGGTGCGGCGGCAGTTCACCCGCCCAATGCAGCGCCGGATCGGCGAACAGCAGGGCGCGTCCCCCCGCCCTCACCCACTCGTCGACGACAAGCAGTTCGACCGGGGTCAAGGCGCGCGGCTGGGCCAGGATCAACAGATCCGCGCCGGCAAGCGCGTCCTCGCTCAGCACATCGGCGGGGGTTATGGCCGCAGCCTTGCGCATCGCCCGATAGCTGGCGGGTGGCGGCGGCGCATCGGCGAACAGCCTGGCGGCCGAACCTTCCCCCCAGACGAGCGGAAGGTCACTGACCAGCACCGCCTTTCGCGCCCTGTCGTCAGGCTCGGCGACCGGCGGTCGAAGCCTCGCCTCGAACCAGCGCACGGCCGATGGATAGGGCGGGCGAAGGGCGAGCATCCCGACTGCGAAGGCAAGCATGGCGAGGGCCGCCGATCGTCTCCCGCCGAGCAGCCGCAGGAACGCCGCGGCTGCCAGCGCCCCGCCACCTGCCAGCACGAGGCTGAGCCCGGCGGCGCGCGCCAGCACCATGAGATCGGGCTCGCCCGTGACCGACAGCATGAGCCATTCCGCCACCGTCGCCGTTATGATGAAGAGCGCCGCACCGGCGGCGGCCGTCCGCCACGCGCCTGTCAGAAGCACCGCCGACGCCAGCGCAAGGCCGATCAGCCAGGGCCGAAAGGCGAGAAAGGCGTCAGGCTCCGCTCGTTCGCGGATGAGGAAATGCCCCGGCCCGAAGCCAAGCAGGACCTCGGCGGCGGCAATGCCGCCTGTCAGGATAAGGATTGAGGCGATGTGCCGGCGATTGCGGCCGGGAAAGGCAGCGGCCGTCAGATTATTCCGCCAGAACCGGCGCCGGTGGTGGTGTGATCGCTATGGGCTGGGAGGCCGGCTCCGCCGCCGGCTGTTCCTCCTCGCTCCGGCTCTGCTCGCCGGAGCCCGGCGCAATACCAAGCTGCGCCAGGGTTTCTTCAGGTTTGTCCGGCTTGGCGGCCGGCGCTTCGTTGCTGATGCTCGCCGTTCCGATCAGGACGAGCAGAAACACGCACGCCAGACCTGTCAAACCAATGCGAACCCGTTGCATAACCCTCGCTCGGGATGTCGTCGTCGGCATGGCCGCAACTCGTCCCTCGTGGTTGTCGTTACGTCGCAATCTAACAGAGCCGGCAGTCAATGTCGAATTATCCGGCCCTGTGCCTTCTATGCCACAGCTTCCAGCCACGGAGGAGCGGGCAAGTCCTTGGTTTTACACCATTCCGGGTTGAACAAGGTCGACAGATAGCGCAGCCCTGAATCACACAGCATGGTGACGACGGTCTTGCCGGGGCCGAGTTCGCGGGCAAGCGCCACCGCGCCCGCCACATTGATGCCCGACGACAGACCAAGGCACAGGCCTTCCTCCATCATCAGCCGATGCACCCATTGCACACCCTCGGCATCCGAAATGCGGAACTGCGCATCGACGGGTGCGCCTTCAAGATTTGCCGTGATCCGCCCCTGGCCAATGCCTTCTGCCACCGACGAGCCTTCTGCCCGCAGTTCGCCATGCGCGTAATAATTATAGAGCGCCGCGCCATAGGGGTCGGTCAGGGCGATGGTGATGTCGGGCGAATGTTCCTTCAGTCCCAGCCCGGTCCCGGCGAGCGTGCCTCCGGTGCCGACCGCACAGGTGAAGCCGTGCAGCTTCCCGCCGGTCTGCGCCCAGATCTCCGCCGCGGTCGTGCGGATATGGGCGAAGCGGTTGGCCGTGTTGTCGAACTGGTCGGCCCAGAGCGCGCCCGGCGTCTCTTCCGCGATGCGGCGTGAGGTGTGGACGAAGTGGTTGGGGTTCGAATAGGGTGCCGCTGGCACCAGCACCAGTTCGGCCCCAAGCGCCCTCAGCGTATCCATCTTTTCCCGGCTCTGCGTCTCGGGCATGACGATGATGGTGCGATAGCCCTTGGCGTTGCAGACGACGGCAAGGCCGATGCCGGTGTTGCCGGCGGTGCCTTCGACGACGACGCCGCCCGGCTCAAGCGCGCCGCGCGCCTCGGCGTCTTCCACGATGAACAGCGCCGCCCGGTCCTTCACCGACCCGCCGGGGTTCATGAACTCGCATTTGGCGAGAATCTCGCAGCCCGTCGCCTCGGACGGTCCCTTCAGGCGGATGAGGGGCGTGTTGCCGATCAGTTGCAGAACATCGGCCGCCGGTGTGGTTCGCGTGTCGATCATGGCGCACCAATGAATGGACGCGCCGCGCGATGCAAGCAAGCCTTGCTTGACGAGGTGCAAGTTCCTGCCCATCAACCCCGAATGAACCCGCTGTTCGCCAACCTGCCCACCACCATCTTTGAAACCATGTCCGGCCTTTCGCGGGAGCTGGAGGCGGTGAACCTTGGCCAAGGCTTTCCAGATTTCGGCTGGCCGGAAGACGTGCTGGACAAGGCGGCCGACGCGGTGAGGCACGGGTGGAATCAATATCCCTCCATGTCCGGCCTGCCGGAACTGCGCGAGGCGGTGGCCGTGCATTATGCGCGATTCCAGCGACTGGACCTGAAGCCGGAGGAAGTGACCGTCACTTCCGGCGCGACGGAGGCGCTGGCTGCAGCAATCCTCGGCCTCGTCACGCCGGGCGACGAGGTGGTGCTGTTCGAGCCGGCCTATGACGCCTATCTGCCGTTGATCCGGCAGGCCGGCGGCATAGCCAAAGCGGTGAAGCTGACGCCGCCCGACTGGAAGATCACCGAAAAGGCGCTTGCCGAAGCCTTCGGCCCGGCGACGCGGCTGGTGATCTTCAACAATCCGCTCAACCCCACGGGCACGGTCTTCAGCCTCGATCAGCTTGCGCTGATCGCCGACGCCTGCGTCCGGAACGACGCGGTGGCGATCTGCGACGAGGTGTGGGAACATCTGGTGTTCGACGGCCATGCCCAAATTCCGCTGATGACGCTGCCCGGCATGCGCGAGCGGACCGTGAAGATCGGCTCTGCGGGCAAGATCTTCTCGCTCACCGGCTGGAAGGTGGGCTGGACCTGCGCCGCGCCCCGGCTGACCGCCGCCATCGCCCGGGCGCACCAGTTCCTGACCTTCACCACCGCACCGTCATTGCAGACGGCGGTGGCCTATGGGCTGGGCAAGGACGACGCATATTTCACCGCAATGCGCGAGGGGTTCGCGCGGTCGCGCGCGCGCATGACGGACGGGCTGGGCGCGGCCGGATATGCCCTCCTGCCCTCCGACGGAACCTATTTCGTCTCGGTCGATCTCAACGGGTCGGGCATCGCGCTGGACGACATGACCTTTTGCCACCGCGCCGTGCGCGAGGCGGGCGTCGCCGCCATTCCCGTGTCATCCTTTTACGCAAGCGATCCCGTCACCAATGTCGTGCGGCTGTGCTTCGCCAAGAGCGACGCGACCGTCGACAAGGGGCTTGAGAGGCTCGCCAAGGCAAGGTTGATGCTGGGCTGATACGGCGCGCGCCGCGCCCCATCTTTTCACCTTCCGGTCCCGCCGCAACAAGGTTAATCTGCGTCGACGAAATGGGGGGATCACCGGGATGGCGACGCTTGGCGAGCTGGCTTCACCTGACAAGGGCGTGAGGACATCCGAAGCCCATTTCTTCTGGATCATGGCGGTCATCATGTCGGCGATCATCGTCGCCGGTTTCTCCGTCAACCTGGTGCTGGGGCGGTCGACCTTCGCTGTACCGCTCGCCTATCATGTGCATGCGGTGGTGTTCTTCGGCTGGGTGGCGCTCTACCTCGCGCAGAACCGGCTGGTCGCGACCAACAATATCAGGCTCCACCGGACGCTTGGGCTGTTGGCCTATCCGCTTGCGCCACTGATGGTGCTGTTGGGTATCGTCATCATCATCACCGTCCTGCGCCGCACCGGGGGACCGTTCTTTTTCGACCAGAACGAATTCCTGTTCAGCAACACCATGCTGCTGATGCTGTTCGGCGCGATGGTTATCGTCGCGCTGCGCCGCCGCCGCCATACCGGCTGGCACCGCCGGCTGATGCTGAGCGCCATGTCGATCCTCACGGGGCCGGGCATCGGGCGGCTGCTGCCGATGCCGTTGCTGATGCCGCACTCATGGCGAATCTCGATAGCGGTGACGCTGATCTTCCCCGTCATCGGCATGATCGCCGACAAGCGCCGACACGGCCGTGTCCATCCGGCGTGGTGGTGGAGCGTGGGCGCGATCATTGTCGTGCAGGTCGCAGCCGACATCATCGCCTACAGCCCCTGGGGCGTGGGGGTCACCGAGGCCCTGATCGCAGGCACGCCGGGCGCGGAGCGGCCGATCGCGTCGTTCATGCCACCGGGATTCTAAGGCGGCCCTGCGGCTCCGCTTGGCGGTTCAGCCCTCCAGACCAGCGGCGATCATCGGCGAAACGCGGCTGACGATCGCGTTCACGCCCCGGTCGTTCGGGTGCATGCCGTCGGGCAGCAGCAGCGCGCGGTTGCCGATCACCCCCTCAAGGAAAAACGGATAGAGCGGCACGCCGAACTCTTCCGCCAGTTCGGGGTAGATCGGATTGAACGCCGCCGCATAATCCGTCCCCATGTTGGGCGCGGCCACCATGCCGGTGAGCATCGTCGGAATGTCGCGCTTCTTCAGTTCGGTCAGGATCGCTTCCAGATTGGCGCGGGTCGCCCGGGGACTGAGCCCGCGCAGCATGTCATTGGCCCCCAGGCCCACGATCACGAGGTCGGGCTTGCGATCCAGCCCGTCGAGCGTGAAGGCAAGCCGCTGCAGCCCCGCCGCGCTGGTGTCTCCCGACACACCGGCGTTCAGCACCCGGACCGCGAGCCCCTGCGCTGAGAGGCTGCGTTCAAGCGCGGGCGCGAACCCCTGATCCTGATCGAGGTTGTAACCGGCGAACAGGCTGTCGCCGAAGGCCACTACCAGCTTCTTGTCTTCGGCGACGGCCGATGTCTCCGCCAATACGGCGACGTTCGCCTCGGCCCGACCGCTATTTTGTTCAGGCGCCGACGGCGAACAGCCGATGATCAGTTGGACAAGCAGCAACGGCGCTCCATATACCCAAGTTCTGCTTACCAAGGACTGCCCCATCTTCATGCACGCACCGGCCGATACAGACACTATTGCGATACGCGCGCGCAATGTCACCCTCTCACTCGGAACCCGCGAAGCGCCGGTGGAAATATTGAAAGGCATCGATCTCGATATCGCGCGCAATGAAAGCATTGCGATCCTCGGCGCATCGGGATCGGGAAAATCGTCGCTGATGGCGGTGCTTTCCGGGCTGGAGCGCGCGAGCGGCGGTTCAGTTATCGTCGACGGGATCGATTATGGGCCGCTCGACGAGGATGCGCTTGCCCGCGCGCGGCGCGGCCGGATCGGCATCGTCCTCCAGGCCTTCCATCTGCTGCCGACGATGACCGCGCTGGAAAATGTCGCGGTGCCGCTTGAGCTGGCGGGCGATCCCGACGCCTTCGCCCGTGCCGCGGAAGAACTGACAGCCGTGGGACTTGGTCATAGGCTCCATCACTATCCGGCGCAGCTTTCCGGCGGCGAGCAGCAGCGCGTTGCCATCGCGCGGGGGGTTGCGCCCGGTCCGACGATCATCTTCGCCGACGAGCCGACCGGCAATCTGGACGCTGCGACCGGCGCGGCCGTCATCGACCTGCTCTTCGCGCGCAAGCACGCGGCCGGCGCGACACTGCTCATCATCACCCATGATCCTGCGCTCGCCGAACGATGCGGACGGATCGTCGAGATGAAGGACGGCCGGATCATCGGCGAGCGCCGCCTGTGAGGACGCTTGGCTGGAGGCAAAGCTGGCGGATCGCGCGGCGTGATCTTCATCTCGGCTTTCGTGGGCTGCGCCTGTTGTTCGTCTGCCTCTTCCTTGGCGTCGCGACGCTGGCGGCGATCGGCAGCCTGACGTCCGCGATCACCGACGAACTCGCAGCGCGCGGCCAGACGCTGCTTGGCGGCGACATCGAAATCGCAATGACCCAGCGTGAGGCGAGCGCGTCGGAGAAAGCCGCCCTCGGCAGCCTTGGCGCGCTGAGCGAGACGATCCGGATGCGCGCGATGGCGCAGCGCTCCGGCACGGCGGCGGGTGACGAACCGCTCGCGGTGCTCACCGAGTTGAAAGGGGTCGACGCCGCCTATCCGCTTTATGGCACGCTCGCGCTACGCAAGGGCGGCTATCGTCCGCCGTTGCAGCCCGATCAAATCCTGATCGGCGTTGCGCTGGCCGACCGGCTGGGCGTCGGGCCGGGCGGCCGGCTGCGCTATGGCGAAGCCGATTTCACGATAGCGGACATCATCACCGACGAGCCGGACCGCGTGGGCGAAGGCTTTACCCTTGGCCCCGTCGCGATCGTATCGATGGAGGCAATGCGCCGCACCGGCCTGATCCAGCCGGGCAGCCTTTTCGAAAGCAAATATCGCATCCGCCTTGCGCCCGGCACAGACGCGCATGCGCTGCGTGAGCGTCTGGAGAGGCGCTACGCCACGGCTGGCTGGGAGTTCAAGGACCGCGACCGCGCCGCGCCGGGCGCCAACCGGTTCTTCGAGCGAATGGGCCAGTTCCTCTCGCTGATCGGGCTGACCGCGCTGGTCATCGCCGGGATCGGCGTCAGCAACGGCGTTTCCTCCTATCTCGCCCTGAAGCGCAACGGGATCGCGACGCTGAAGGTGCTTGGGGCCACATCGGCGGATATCGAGCGCATCTACCTGCTTCAAACGGGCGCGATTGCAGCGGTCGCGATCGGCTGCGGACTGGCGGCAGGCGCGCTGCTCCCCTTCGCCATCGTCGCGGTGGCGGGCGACATGCTGCCGGTGCAGCCCGGCTTCCGGCTGTATCCGCTGCCGCTTGCGACCAGCGCCGCCTATGGGCTGCTCATCGGCTTGATCTTCACCCTGCCGCCGCTTGCCCGGGCGCGAACCCAGCCGGCGGCGGCGATCTTTCGCGCGCACCTCGCGCCGCGCGCGCCGATCGACTGGCGAAGCACGATTGCGGTGGGGGCCGCAGCCGTCGCGCTGGTCGCGCTGGCCCTGCTGACCGCGCGCGAACCGCTGTTTTCCGCCGCCGTGCTTGCGGCCGTGGGGGCCGTGCTGCTTTTCCTGCTGCTGCTCGGCTGGGCGGTGAGCCGGGTGGCGCGCCGCGTGCCCCGCCCCCACGGCCCGCTGTTGCGGCTCGCGCTTGCGAACCTCTACCGGCCGGGGGCGCAGACTTCAGCGCTGGTGGTGGCGCTCGGGCTTGCGCTCACCCTGTTCGTCACGCTTGCGGGCATCCAGACCAGTCTTGACGCCGAGATCAGCCGCACCGTCCCCAAAACCGCGCCGAACCTGTTCGTGCTCGATATCCCCTCCGGTCAGGAGACGCGGTTTCGCGAGGTCGTCGGGGAGGACGCGCGCAACCCCGAACTCAACATCGTGCCTGTCCTGCGCGGTACCATCGTCGCCTATGGAGGGCAGCGCGTCGCGGATCTGGAGGAGATTCCGGACGGCGCATGGTTCCTGCGCGGCGAACGCGGGGTGACCTATAGCGAAACCCTGCCGGAAGGCAGCGATCTGGTGGCGGGCGAATGGTGGCCAAGCGACTATCGCGGGCCGCCGTTGATCTCGCTGGACGAGGAGGCGGCCAGGATTCTGGATATCGGCGTCGGCGACACGCTGACCGTGAGCGTGCTGGGGCGGGAGATCGAGGCGCGCATCGCCTCGCTGCGCAAGGTCAACTGGGACACGATGGGCTTCAACTATGTGCTGGTCTTCTCGCCCCACCCGCTGGCCAGCGCCCCGCACAGCCTCGCCGCCACCATCACCATGCCGCCGGACCGCGACGCCCCCGTCACACAGGCCCTGCTCCGCACCTTTCCCGGCGTTTCGGTCGTGGCAGTGGGCGATATCGTGAGCCAGGTCGGCGGGCTTCTGGGCCAGATGTCGAGCGCGATCGTCGCCGCCGCGTCGGTCGCGATCCTGGCCGGAATCGCGGTGCTGATCGGGGCGATTGCCGCCTCCAGGCAGGCGCGCAGCTATGACAGCGTGATCCTGAAGACGCTGGGCGCAAGCCGGCTTCAGGTGCTTGGCGCCCAGGTGCTCGAATATGGGTTGCTCGCGCTGGTGCTGGCGCTCGTCTCGCTGGTGCTGGGTACGGCTGCGGCCTGGTATGTCATCGTCCAGGTGTTCGAATTCGGCTGGGCGCCGGACTGGCCAACGGTGCTGGGCACGCTGGCGGGCGGCGCGCTTCTGACGCTGGGCATCGGCATCGCCGGATCATTCCCGTTGATGGCCCTGCGTCCGGCGCGCGCGTTGCGTCAGCTATAGGGCGGCCGGGCTTTACAGGCCCATGCAGAGATATTTGGTTTCGAGATAGTCCTCGATGCCATAGCGCGAGCCCTCGCGCCCGATGCCGGATTGCTTGACGCCGCCGAAAGGCGCGACCTCTGTCGAGATCAGCCCCGTGTTGATACCGACGATGCCGGTTTCCAGCGCTTCC contains the following coding sequences:
- the rsmH gene encoding 16S rRNA (cytosine(1402)-N(4))-methyltransferase RsmH, producing MTAAVPAAAPHVPVLLAEVMRGLALNAGDVLVDGTFGAGGYTRAALAAGAGHVWAFDRDPNAIAEGRSLEDGSDGRLTLIHDRFSNMVSALGARGVAEVDAVTFDIGVSSMQLDRAERGFSFQSDGPLDMRMEGEGPSAADFLNTADESMIADVIFALGEEPKARRIARAIVHARPIERTGQLADIVRKATGHRPGEPKDPATRTFQAIRIHVNRELEELDEGLRAAERMLKPGGRLAVVSFHSLEDRVVKRFLRDRSGKAPGASRHMPLTGSGPQPSFEAVAKPVRAGEAELKTNPRARSATLRVARRTAANSWEAR
- a CDS encoding division/cell wall cluster transcriptional repressor MraZ, coding for MQGFFHGYAMNGIDAKNRVSVPSGYREVIEARSHARIIVLAPHEREPCLIGYDQAYSARLYEKLDRRFGDDFGPERDDAARRQFGATEQLGYDDNGRIVLSPMIKELGELDRLAFFIAAGDTFEIWNPNVLLEVKGASDPRLARIVRAQIEAKGGKA
- a CDS encoding Gldg family protein, translated to MLLTGAWRTAAAGAALFIITATVAEWLMLSVTGEPDLMVLARAAGLSLVLAGGGALAAAAFLRLLGGRRSAALAMLAFAVGMLALRPPYPSAVRWFEARLRPPVAEPDDRARKAVLVSDLPLVWGEGSAARLFADAPPPPASYRAMRKAAAITPADVLSEDALAGADLLILAQPRALTPVELLVVDEWVRAGGRALLFADPALHWAGELPPHLPRPPRTSLIRPLLSHWGLELLPGEPGFRVMRPSSSAMVRVGVHSPGNLRSRTSDCTISMNGLMADCAIGKGRALVLADADLLRDASWFGPGAQGESRGARIADNGHLVSAAAQMLLDGQDSMSASDVRWMTAVPKRDVPLILAGLAIPLLLACAGIAKRLKTR
- a CDS encoding cysteine synthase A — its product is MIDTRTTPAADVLQLIGNTPLIRLKGPSEATGCEILAKCEFMNPGGSVKDRAALFIVEDAEARGALEPGGVVVEGTAGNTGIGLAVVCNAKGYRTIIVMPETQSREKMDTLRALGAELVLVPAAPYSNPNHFVHTSRRIAEETPGALWADQFDNTANRFAHIRTTAAEIWAQTGGKLHGFTCAVGTGGTLAGTGLGLKEHSPDITIALTDPYGAALYNYYAHGELRAEGSSVAEGIGQGRITANLEGAPVDAQFRISDAEGVQWVHRLMMEEGLCLGLSSGINVAGAVALARELGPGKTVVTMLCDSGLRYLSTLFNPEWCKTKDLPAPPWLEAVA
- a CDS encoding aminotransferase, translated to MNPLFANLPTTIFETMSGLSRELEAVNLGQGFPDFGWPEDVLDKAADAVRHGWNQYPSMSGLPELREAVAVHYARFQRLDLKPEEVTVTSGATEALAAAILGLVTPGDEVVLFEPAYDAYLPLIRQAGGIAKAVKLTPPDWKITEKALAEAFGPATRLVIFNNPLNPTGTVFSLDQLALIADACVRNDAVAICDEVWEHLVFDGHAQIPLMTLPGMRERTVKIGSAGKIFSLTGWKVGWTCAAPRLTAAIARAHQFLTFTTAPSLQTAVAYGLGKDDAYFTAMREGFARSRARMTDGLGAAGYALLPSDGTYFVSVDLNGSGIALDDMTFCHRAVREAGVAAIPVSSFYASDPVTNVVRLCFAKSDATVDKGLERLAKARLMLG
- a CDS encoding arylesterase, translated to MKMGQSLVSRTWVYGAPLLLVQLIIGCSPSAPEQNSGRAEANVAVLAETSAVAEDKKLVVAFGDSLFAGYNLDQDQGFAPALERSLSAQGLAVRVLNAGVSGDTSAAGLQRLAFTLDGLDRKPDLVIVGLGANDMLRGLSPRATRANLEAILTELKKRDIPTMLTGMVAAPNMGTDYAAAFNPIYPELAEEFGVPLYPFFLEGVIGNRALLLPDGMHPNDRGVNAIVSRVSPMIAAGLEG
- a CDS encoding ABC transporter ATP-binding protein; the encoded protein is MHAPADTDTIAIRARNVTLSLGTREAPVEILKGIDLDIARNESIAILGASGSGKSSLMAVLSGLERASGGSVIVDGIDYGPLDEDALARARRGRIGIVLQAFHLLPTMTALENVAVPLELAGDPDAFARAAEELTAVGLGHRLHHYPAQLSGGEQQRVAIARGVAPGPTIIFADEPTGNLDAATGAAVIDLLFARKHAAGATLLIITHDPALAERCGRIVEMKDGRIIGERRL
- a CDS encoding ABC transporter permease is translated as MRTLGWRQSWRIARRDLHLGFRGLRLLFVCLFLGVATLAAIGSLTSAITDELAARGQTLLGGDIEIAMTQREASASEKAALGSLGALSETIRMRAMAQRSGTAAGDEPLAVLTELKGVDAAYPLYGTLALRKGGYRPPLQPDQILIGVALADRLGVGPGGRLRYGEADFTIADIITDEPDRVGEGFTLGPVAIVSMEAMRRTGLIQPGSLFESKYRIRLAPGTDAHALRERLERRYATAGWEFKDRDRAAPGANRFFERMGQFLSLIGLTALVIAGIGVSNGVSSYLALKRNGIATLKVLGATSADIERIYLLQTGAIAAVAIGCGLAAGALLPFAIVAVAGDMLPVQPGFRLYPLPLATSAAYGLLIGLIFTLPPLARARTQPAAAIFRAHLAPRAPIDWRSTIAVGAAAVALVALALLTAREPLFSAAVLAAVGAVLLFLLLLGWAVSRVARRVPRPHGPLLRLALANLYRPGAQTSALVVALGLALTLFVTLAGIQTSLDAEISRTVPKTAPNLFVLDIPSGQETRFREVVGEDARNPELNIVPVLRGTIVAYGGQRVADLEEIPDGAWFLRGERGVTYSETLPEGSDLVAGEWWPSDYRGPPLISLDEEAARILDIGVGDTLTVSVLGREIEARIASLRKVNWDTMGFNYVLVFSPHPLASAPHSLAATITMPPDRDAPVTQALLRTFPGVSVVAVGDIVSQVGGLLGQMSSAIVAAASVAILAGIAVLIGAIAASRQARSYDSVILKTLGASRLQVLGAQVLEYGLLALVLALVSLVLGTAAAWYVIVQVFEFGWAPDWPTVLGTLAGGALLTLGIGIAGSFPLMALRPARALRQL